A single genomic interval of Bacillaceae bacterium S4-13-56 harbors:
- a CDS encoding MFS transporter — MPDTTGETLHSGKEKIWTKDFILICFSNFFIFLGFQMTLPTIPLFVEHLGGNDQLIGMVVGIFTFSALLLRPFAGHALESKGRGFVYLTGLIIFVLSVSSFGFAMGIWLLLLLRIIQGVGWGFSTTAAGTIATDLIPPKRRGEGMGYYGLSGNLALALGPTLGLALAGFLSFQYLFIICGALGLIAFLLASKIRYKKVEQNPEKTTPLKFDIYEKSALKPSFLLFFITVTFGGIASFLPLYAVQKDIAGIELYFLFYALALMLSRTFAGKIYDSKGHQAIFIPGTILILIAMLLLSWLPNSYILYLAAIVYGLGFGTIQPALQAWAIEQAPQNRKGMANATFFSFFDLGVGVGAILFGQIGHWFGYGTIYLAGALSVSLAIIFYIYFLLKDRVISKSV; from the coding sequence ATGCCTGATACAACTGGAGAAACTTTGCATTCTGGTAAAGAAAAAATATGGACAAAAGATTTTATCTTAATTTGTTTTTCTAACTTTTTTATTTTTTTAGGGTTCCAAATGACTTTACCTACTATTCCTTTATTTGTCGAACATTTGGGTGGGAATGATCAATTAATTGGTATGGTAGTAGGAATATTTACATTTTCAGCCCTTCTTTTACGACCATTTGCAGGACATGCATTGGAATCGAAAGGAAGAGGCTTCGTTTATTTAACTGGACTTATTATATTTGTTTTATCTGTTAGTTCCTTTGGATTTGCCATGGGCATTTGGCTTTTGCTTTTATTAAGGATCATTCAAGGGGTAGGCTGGGGATTCTCAACAACAGCAGCTGGAACAATTGCTACGGACCTTATTCCACCAAAAAGACGTGGAGAAGGCATGGGATACTATGGGCTTTCAGGGAACCTTGCTTTAGCTCTCGGTCCGACTCTCGGGCTAGCCTTAGCAGGTTTTTTGTCATTTCAATATCTTTTTATAATTTGTGGAGCCTTGGGACTAATAGCATTTTTGTTAGCTTCCAAAATTCGCTATAAGAAAGTAGAACAAAATCCTGAAAAGACGACTCCGCTTAAATTTGATATTTATGAAAAAAGCGCATTAAAGCCATCTTTTCTATTATTTTTCATTACAGTAACTTTTGGTGGGATAGCATCTTTCTTGCCACTTTATGCAGTTCAAAAGGATATTGCAGGAATTGAGTTGTATTTCTTGTTTTATGCTTTAGCGCTTATGTTATCACGTACTTTTGCTGGGAAGATCTATGATAGTAAAGGGCATCAAGCCATCTTCATCCCCGGTACAATTCTAATTCTTATTGCTATGCTTTTACTTTCGTGGTTACCTAATAGTTATATCCTGTATCTTGCAGCAATTGTTTATGGATTAGGATTTGGTACTATACAACCTGCGCTTCAAGCTTGGGCTATAGAACAGGCGCCACAAAACCGAAAAGGTATGGCTAACGCTACATTTTTTTCCTTTTTTGACTTAGGAGTAGGAGTAGGCGCCATTTTATTTGGCCAGATTGGACATTGGTTTGGGTATGGGACCATTTATTTAGCAGGTGCATTATCAGTATCCTTGGCTATAATTTTCTATATTTATTTCCTTTTAAAAGATCGTGTTATCTCTAAATCAGTGTAG